The Solirubrobacter pauli sequence CCTGCGAGACGGACGCTCCGGCCACCACGGCCACCGTCGACCCGGCCGCTCCGGCCACGGGCGACACCTACGACCGCTCCGTCAAGGTCAACTTCTCCGCGACCGACACCGGCACCAACGCGGCGGGCGTCGAGAAGACCGAGTACCGCATCACCACCAACGGCGTCGCCGGCGAGTGGGTCACCAAGACCAACGCCGCCAACGAGAGCCCGTTCGTGAACCAGATCACGGTCGCCAACAGCGGCACGCACCTCGTCGAGTTCCGCTCGACGGACAAGGCCGCCAACACCGAAGCGACCAAGTCGGTCACCTTCAAGGTCCAGCTGCCGGTCTGCGACCGCTCGGACGAGTTCGACGGCACGGAGATCCTGCCGCGCTGGATCCGTCACACGCGCAACGGCGGCACGCCCACCACGGGCCCGCTCGCGCCGACGGTCTCCGGCGGCCAGCTGCACCTGCCGACGAACGACCTCGAGATCGACGCCGCCGACAGCAACACCTCGGTCGGCCCGATCAACTTCCTCGGCCAGGACCTGCCCGCCCTGGGCAACGCCTGGACCGCGGAGACGCAGTTCACCGTGCAGTTCCGCGGTGGCTGGCAGAACATCGGCCTGGTCGTCTGGAACGGGGACAACAACTTCTTCCGCTCCACGATCACCCACAACCTGGGCTCTTCGGCGATCTTCGTCGAGAGCTCCAAGGACGCTCCGTCCTCGACCGAAGGTGCCCGCACCGGCGGCTCGAGCGCGAACATCCTGCCCAGCAACACCGGTCCGGTGACGATCAAGATGCGCTACACGCGCGCCGCGAACGCCAACACCGTCACCGCGCAGTACCAGGTCGTCGCCCCGGCTTCGGCGGCCACCGCCGACTGGGTCAACTTCCCGACCATCACGGGCGGCCTGGACCTGAACCCGAGCAGCGGCGCGCGTCGTGACGCCACCGGCTCGCGGATCGGCCTGATCGCGCAGGACAACTGGCCGGCGGGCGGCACCTACCCGTCCAACGGCCAGCCGGCGATCGCGCACGTCGACTACTTCCGGGTCACCCCGGACAACTGCCCGACGGGCGCGGACCAGACGGCGCCGACGACGACCGCCACGGCGGCCCCGACGGCTCCGAACGGCACCAACGGCTGGTACACCTCGGACGTCAACGTGACCCTCGCGGGCAACGACGGCGCCAACGGCTCCGGCGTGGACAAGATCGAGTACAAGGTCGACGGCGGCGCCTTCGCCACCTACACCGCCCCGGTCGCGATCACGACCGCCGGCACCCACACGATCGAGTTCCGCTCGACCGACAAGGCCGGCAACGTCGAGGCCACCAAGTCGCTGACGGTCAAGGTCGACAAGGTCGCGCCGACGACCACGGCGTCGCTCGAGCCGGCCACCGGCCCGTACACGGGCCCGGTCACGCTCACGCTGACGGCGGCCGACCAGCCCAACGCCTCCGGCGTGGCCAAGACCGAGTACATGGTCAACACCACCAGCCCGTTCAGCACCGTTGCGGCGGCCAAGCTGGCCAGCGCGGCGGCCGAGTGGGTCACCTACAACCCGGCGAGCAAGCCGCAGTTCAGCGCGCCGGGCAGCTACTCCGTCGACTACCGCTCGACGGACGCGGCCGGCAACGTGGAGACCGCCAAGACGGTGACCTTCACGATCGCCGGGCAGAGCAACGACAAGACCGCTCCGGTCACGACCAACACGCTCGACCCGGCCTCGCCCGGCGCCGGCCAGACGTACGTCGGCCCGGTCAAGGTGAAGTTCTCCGCGACCGACCCGGCCGGCTCGGGCGGCGGCTCCGCGGCCAAGACCGTCAAGGTCGAGGCGAGCGGTGACCGCTGGGCTCCGGACGCCGTGTCGCTCAACAACGGCGACAAGGTCGAGTGGAGCTTCCCGGCCGAGACCGCGACGTTCCCGCACGACGTGTGGGTGGTCGCGCCGGGCGGCAGCCAGGCCAACCCGACCCAGGTCACGAGCTCGATCGTGTTCCCGGGCGGCGATCCGGTCAGCAAGACGCTCGACCAGAACGGGGCGTGGACCTTCATCTGCAAGATCCACTCCGTCTACAACGCGGCCAGCACCACCTGGACCGGCATGGTCGGCACGGCGACCGTCGCGGCGGCTCCGGCCGGCGAGACGCCGTCGGGCGTCGACTACACGGAGTACCGCGTGAAGACCGGCACGACCCAGGGTGACTGGGTCAAGGCCAACAACACGGCCGCGGCGAACCCGTTCGCGTCCGAGGTCACGGTCTCGGCGCTGGGCCAGCACACGGTCGAGTTCCGCTCGGTCGACAAGGCCGGCAACGTCGAGGCGACGAAGTCGGTCGGCTTCTCCATCAAGGAGGACACGGGCGACACCGTCACCGAGGACGCCGACGTCAACGCCACGGTGCCGCGCACGCTCGGCATCTCGGTCAGCGGCGCCGCGACCTTCGGCGCGATCGTGCCGGGCGTGGACAAGGTCTACGACGCCTCGACGAACGTGACCGTCACCTCGACGCTCACCGCCTCGAAGCTGACGATCCACGACTCCAGCGGGACCGCCCCCGGTCACCTGGTGTCCGGCACGTACGCGATGCCGCAGGCGCTGCAGGTGGGCGTCGGCACCGCGTACTCGGCGCTCAGCGCCACCCCGACGACGTTGGGGACCTGGACCACGGCGCTGGCTTCCGAGCCGGTCACGCTGAAGTTCCGGCAGGCCGTCGCCAAGACCGACAAGCTCGTCGAGGGCAACTACAGCAAGCGCGTGACCCTGACCCTGGGGGCCACGACGCCGTAGGGACGAGATGACCCGCTAGGCACGCAGCACCCGAGTCACGTGAAGGCGGCCGCCCCTGGTCAGGGCGGCCGCCTTCCGCGTTTTGGACGAGACACCGAACCGATGGTTGTGCGAGGGGAGAGGCATGGCACGGAGTTGGGTAGGGCTGGTGCTTGCGCTGGTCGCGTTCGGGGCGTTGGCCCCGGCGACGGCCGCGGCGCAAGGGGAGACGGCGAAGGTCCTCATCTACTCGGGGACGACGGGCTACCGGCACGCGAACGGTGGTGAGGCGATCCAGCCCGCGGTCGTGGACCTGATCCAGGCGAAGCTGCAGGCCGCGGGCATCGCCAGCGACTACCGGACCTGCAGCGGGCACGGCACCGGTGCCGGCACGCTCCCGGGCTGTCGCAACACGACCGTCGGCAACCCCGCGATCTTCACCGCGGACAACCTCGCGCAGTACGACGCGATCTTCTTCTGGCAGGCGTCCTCGCTCAACCGCGGCGACACCACCAGCCCGCAGCTGTTCACCACGGGCGAGCAGGCCGCGATCGAGGCGTTCGCGCGCGCCGGCGGCGGCATCGCCGCGATGCACGCCTCGGTCACGATGGGCGCCGGCGCGGTCACGTGGCCCTGGTGGGACGCGCCGGGCGACAGCGCGATCGGCGCGCTGATGCCGGGCCACTCCGCCACCGACTCCAGCAACCTCGCGACGGTCGAGGTGTCAGACCGCCATCACCCCTCCACCAAGGACCTCCCCGACTCGTACCGCTTCGGCGACGAGCACTACACGTTCTCCTCGAACGTCCGCGGCACGCACCACGTGCTGATGACGCTCGACGAGGAGAGCTACAACGTGGGCAGCGGCGTCACGCGCATGGGCGCGGACCACCCGATCGCCTGGTGCCGGATCTACGAGGGCGCGCGCATCTGGAGCTCGAGCCTCGGGCACTTCTCCGCCGCCTACCTGGAGAACGGCGGCGACAACCACCTCATCAAGCACCTGGTCGGCGGCGTCCGCTACGTCGCGGGCACGGCGGGCAAGGACTCCGACTGCGGCGCCACGGTGTGGACGAACTTCTCGCGCACCGTCCTCGCCGACGACCTGCGCGGCGCGATCGGCATGGACATCGCGCGCGACGGCAAGGTCTACTGGACCGAGATCGGCAACCAGGCCCTCAACTCCGAGGGCCGGCTGCGGATGTACGACCCGCAGGCCAAGGCGACGAGCACGCTGCTGACGCTGCCGACCCGCGCCGACCATGAGTCCTCCAACGACGGCGTGCTCGGCATGGCCCTGGACCCGGGCTTCGCCACCAACCGGCAGCTCTACATCTACTACTCGCCGCGCTTCGACCCGGGCTGCAACTCCTGCCTCGTCGTCGGCCACAACCTGATCAGCCGGTTCACGCTCAACGCGGCGGGGACCGCGGTCGTCACCGGCTCCGAGCAGGAGATCCTGCGCGTGCCCAAGGTCAAGGTCGGCAACGACAACAAGGACGGCGTCGCGGGCCAGAACACCTACAGCGCGCACGTCGGCGGGGGCACGCTGAGCTTCGACTCCGAGGGCAGCCTCTACATCGGCACCGGCGACGACGCCGATCCATTCGGCGCCGGCGGCAACGGCTACGCGCCGCTCGACCAGCGCTATCCGGAGCGCTACGACGCGCGCAACACCTCGGCCAACACGAACGACCTGCGCGGCAAGGTGCTGCGGATCAAGCCGCTCGCGAACGCCGCCGGCGCCGCGGGCGTCGGCACGACGTACTCGATCCCGCCGGGCAACATGTTCGCCCCGGGGACCGCGAAGACGAAGCCCGAGATCTTCGCCATGGGCTTCCGCAACCCGTTCACGGTCATGGCCGACCCGGCGCATCCGGGGACGGTCGTGGTGGGCGACTATGGCCCGGACGCCGCCACGAACTCCGCGACGCGGGGCCCCGCCGGCATCATCGAGTGGAACCGCGTGACCAAGCCCGGCTTCTACGGCTGGCCGCTGTGCGCGGGCGACAACTCGGCCGCGAACTCCTACTTCCGCTACACGTTCCCCAACGGCCCGTCCGGCGCGCGCTACGACTGCTCGACGGCTTCCATCCCGAACGAGTCGTCCTTCAACACCGGCCTGGCGGGCATCCCGGGCCCGGCGGTGGGCGCCGACGTCTGGCACAAGCGGACGGGCGATCACCCGGCGCGCTTCGCGATCCCGACCCGCTCGAGCCCGCAGGAGTCGATCACCGGCCCGATCTACCGGTACGATGCCGCGAACCCGTCGGACACCAAGTGGCCGGCGTACTACGACGGCGCCTGGTTCATCCTCGACCGTGCGCAGAACTGGTGGCGCGAGGCACGCGTGCGCGACGACGGCTCGGGCCTGCTGCGCGTGAACGGCCTGTTCGGCTCGACGCAGTTCGGCGGGCCCAGCCACTCGTACCCGATCCCGGTCAAGTTCGGGCCCGACGGCTCGCTCTACGTCGCGACCTGGGATCACGACTGCTGCCGCGCGCAGCTGCCGGCGAGCCAACCGGGCCGGCTGATGCGGATCGACTTCATCGGCGACCAGGTGGACACCACCGCGCCGGTGGTGACGCCCGCGCTGACCGGCGCGCAGAACCCGTCCGGGGCGTACCTGGGCCGGGCGACGCTCGCCCTGGGCGCGACCGACAGCTCCGGCGTCTCACGCGTGGAGTACTCGCTCGACGGCACCGAGTGGACCCGCTACACGGAGCCGGTCGCGTTCACGACGCGCGGCACGTTCACCGTGCGGTTCCGCGCGACCGACCGGGCGGGCAACACCTCCGACGTCCAGCAGTCGACGTTCACCGTCGTGGCGGGCGCGGCCTGCCTCCCGGCGCGGTCGGACGAGTTCAGCTCGACGCTGGACACGACGCGGTGGAGCTATCGCCACCCGACGACGCCCACCGGCGCGCGGGCGCCCAGCGTGTCCAACGGCAGCCTCGTGCTGCCGCTCGGCGCGTACTCACTCGACCTGACCCGCACCGGCCCGTCGGCCATCCTCGGCCAGCCGCTGCCCGACGGCGACTTCGAGGTCGTCACCAAGATCACCTCGCCCGGGTTGGGCGGTGACAACGGCGGCCAGGGCAGCACCTACGCCCAGGTCGGCTTCAAGGTCTTCCAGACCAACGACAACTGGATCAAGGTCGCGCACACGCGCAACGCCGACAACAACCCGACCGGCACCGTCGCGACGTACTTCGAGATGACGACGGAGACGGGCGGAACGCGCACGCTCGGCGCGCGCCAGGGCCTCGGCACCGGCAACCTGCCGACGTGGTGGATGCGCATCACGCGCGACGGCAACATCATCCGCGGTGCGTACTCGCTGACCGACCCCGACGGTGGTGGCGGCGGCGCGACGTGGATCGAGATGGGCGTCAACGCCAACCTCGACACGCTGCTGCCGGCGTCCGCCGGCCCGCGCTACCTGTCGCTCTACGGCGGCAACGGGTCGGGTTCGGCGAGCTTCGACTACGTGCGGTTCAACCCGGACGCGCCGACGGACCAGTCGGCGCCGGTGTCCACGCACACCGTGGCCGCCGCCGACGGCACGAGCGGCTGGCACCGCACGCCGGTCGACGTGACCGTGACCGCGGCCGACGACGGCGAGTGCGTCGCGGGTGTGGACAAGACCGAGTACCGGGTCGGCACCGGCGCGTTCGCCGCCTACACGGCGCCGATCCGCGTGGCCGACGACGGCACGCACGCGATCGAGTACCGCTCGATCGACAAGGCCGGCAACGCCGAGACGGCGAAGGCGCTCACCGTCAAGCTCGACGGCACGGCGCCGACGACGACCGCGAGCACCGACCCGTCCGGCGCCGGGCCGCACCCGGGTCCGGTCACGCTGACGCTGAACGCGGCTGACGCGACCTCCGGCGTGGCGCGGACCGAGTACCGCGTCGACGACGCCGGCGCGTTCGCGGGCGCAGCCGCCGCCGCGCTCGCGGCGCCCGCGGAGTGGCAGGTCTACTCCGCGGCGAGCAAGCCCACGTTCACCGCCGACGGCAGCTACGCGATCGAGTACCGCTCGACCGACGTCGCCGGGAACGCCGAGACCCCGAAGACCGTGACGTTCGCGGTCGGCACGCCGACGAGCGACGCCGGCGCCCCGGTCACCACGGCGGCGCTCGACCCCGCGCTGCCCGGCGCCGGGCAGGCGTACACCGGCCCGGTGACGGTGCGGTTCTCGGCGCGTGACGTCGCGCCGGCGGCCAACGTCGACGTCGACGCCAACGGCACCGCGTGGACGCCGTCGGCGGTGACCCTGACCGCGGGCGACACGGTCACGTGGCGCTTCGGCGCGACCGCGGGCAGCGCCCACGACGTGTGGCTCGTCCCGCCGGGCGGCGATCCGAGCCCGACGGGCCCGGATCTGACGAAGGTCTCCGACATCGTGTTCCCGGGCGGCGCACCCGTCTCGCGCGCGCTCACCCAGACCGGCACGTACACGTTCGTGTGCCGGCTGCACGCGGCGTTCACCGGCGGCGCGTGGACCGGCATGGTCGGCACGGCGGCGGTCGCCGCGGGTGGCGGCAGCGGCGTCGACTTCACCGAGCACCGCGTCGACGGCGGCGCGTGGGCGAAGGCGACCAACACGGCCGCGGCGAGCCCCTTCGCGTCCGAGGTGACGGTCGCGGCGCTGGGCCGGCACACGGTCGAGTTCCGCTCGGTCGACAAGGCCGGCAACGTCGAGGCGACGAAGTCGGTCGAGTTCTCGATCGAGGAGGACACGGGCGACGCCGTCACCGAGGACGGCGACGTCACCGCCACGGTCTCGCGCGCGCTGGGCCTCTCCGTGAGCGGCGCGGCGACCTTCGGCGCGATCGTGCCCGGCGTGGACAGGGTCTACGACGCGGAGACGCTGATCACCGTCACTTCGACGCTGCCGGCGACGAAGCTGACGGTCCACGATGCCGGCGCCACCGCCACCGCCGGCCATCTGGTCTCCGGCTCGCACGCGATGCCGCAGGCGCTGCAGGTCGGCGTCGGGACCGCGTTCTCGGCGCTCAGCGGCACACCGGCGACGCTCGCGACGTGGACGACGGCGCTCGGGTGGGAGCCCGTCACGCTCAAGTTCCGGCAGCCCGTCGCGAAGACCGACCGGCTGGTCGAGGGCAACTACAGCAAGCGCGTGACCCTGACCTTGGGGGCCACGACGCCGTAGCCGCACCGGCGGCGGGCTCAGCGGCCGCCCCTGGTCAGGGCGGCCGCTTTGCGTTCTGGGCCGGACCCGTTACATTGCCTCGTGGCAAACGCTTTCCGTGAGGAGAAAAGTGGGACAGCGCGTCGTCGGAATCATCATGAACGGGGTCACCGGCCGGATGGGGATGAACCAGCACCTCATCCGCTCGATCCTCGCCATCCGCGAGCAGGGCGGCCTGCCGATCGGCGGCGGGGACGTCATCTGGCCCGAGCCACTGCTCGTCGGGCGCAGCGAGGGCAAGCTCGCCGCGCTGGCGCGGCAGCACGGGCTGGAGCGCTGGTCGACGGACCTGGACGCGGCGCTCGCCGATCCGGCCTACGAGGTCTACTTCGACGCGCAGCTCACCTCGGCGCGGCCGCCGGCCGTGGAGAAGGCGATCGCCGCGGGCAAGCACATCTACTGCGAGAAGCCGGTCACGCCGGACGTCGAGACCGCGCTGGCGCTCGGCCGGGCCGCGCGGGACGCGGGCGTCAAGGCCGGCGTCGTCCAGGACAAGCTCTTCCTGCCGGGGCTGCTGAAGCTCCAGCGGCTCGTGCAGTCGGGCTACTTCGGGCGCATCATCGCCGCGCGCGGCGAGTTCGGCTACTGGGTCTATCCCGGGCCCGACCCGGCGCCGCAACGGCCCTCGTGGAACTACCGGCGCGAGGACGGCGGCGGGATCATCAGCGACATGTTCGCCCACTGGCGCTACGTGCTCGACAACGTGTTCGGGCCCGTGCGCTCGGTGCTGGCGACCGGCGCGACGCACATCCCGACGCGGATCGGCGAGGACGGGCAGCCCTACGAGGCCACGGCCGAGGACGCGGCCTACGCGATCTTCGAGTTCGACGGCGGCCTCGTCGTGCAGATGAACTCGTCCTGGTGCGTGCGCGTGAACCGCGACGAGCTGTTCGAGCTGCAGGTCGACGGCACCGAGGGCAGCGCCGTCGCCGGCCTGCGCGGGTGCAAGATCCAACCCGCGGTCGGCACGCCCAAGTCGGTCTGGAACCCGGACCTGCCCGACCCCGTCGCGCACCGCGAGTCGTGGCTCGAGGTGCCCGCCACCGAGCCGCCGGAGAACGGCTTCAAGCTCCAGTGGGAGGCGTTCCTGCGGCACGTCGTGCTCGACGAGCCGTTCCCGTGGGACTTCGTGGAGGGTGCGCGCGGCGTGCAGCTCTACGAGCTCGCCGAGCAGTCGTGGCGCGAGCGGCGCTGGATCGACGTGCCGGAGCTGACGTTGTGAGGCTGCCGCGCGCGGACGGGACGCTGGAGGAGTACACGCCGCAGCTGCGCGAGCCGCTTCCCGTGCTGGGCAGCGAGCCGCGGTCGCGCGTGTGCTTCGCCGCGGCGCACGTCGTCGCGGACCCGCTGGCCGGCGGCGACCCGACCGGTCCCGCGCAGGTCGACTGGGAGGCGACGCTCGCCTTCCGCCGGCACCTGTGGGCGCACGGCCTGCGGGTCGCGGAGGCGATGGACACGGCCCAGCGCGGCATGGGCCTCGACTGGGCGGCGACGCAGGAGCTGATCCGGCTGTCGGTGGCCGAGGCCAAGGCCGAGGGCGGCCGGCTCGCGTGCGGCGCGGGCACCGATCAGCTGACCGGCCCCGCGTCGCTGGACGCGGTGCGCGCGGCCTACGAGGAGCAGCTCGCCTTCATCGAGGGTGAGGGCGCGCCGGTGATCCTGATGGCCTCGCGCGCGCTCGCCGCGGCCGCATCGGGGCCGGACGACTACCGAGCCGTCTACGGGCATCTGCTCTCGCAGGCCGGCACGCCGGTGGTCCTGCACTGGCTCGGTGACATGTTCGACCCGCTGCTCGCGGGCTACTGGGGGTCGCACGACCTCGACGCGGCGGCGGACGTCGTGCTCGACATCATCGAAGCCCACGCCGACAAGGTCGACGGCATCAAGGTCTCCCTGCTCGACGACGCGCGCGAGATCGCGCTGCGGGAGCGGCTCCCGGCCGGCGTGCGGATGTACACGGGCGACGACTTCAACTACCCGGGCCTGATCAAGAGCGGCAGCGACGCGCTGCTCGGCATCTTCGACGCGATCGCGCCGGCCGCCGCGGCGGCGATGCACGCGCTCGACGCGGGCGACGAGGCGCGCTACGACGCGCTGCTGGCGCCGACGGTCCCGCTCTCGCGCCACATCTTCAAGGCGCCCACGCCCTACTACAAGACGGGCGTCGTCTTCCTCGCCTATCTCAACGGCCACCAGGACCACTTCCGGATGGTCGGCGGCCTCGAGAGCGGGCGCTCGGTCGTGCACCTGAGCGAGCTGTTCGTCCTCGCCGACCAGGCGGGGCTGTTGCGCGAGCCCGACCTGGCGACCGCGCGGATGCGGCTGGTGCTGGAGCTCGCGGGCGTGTCATGAATCGCCTGTCCTTCAACTCGATGACCGCGGACCGGTGGCCGCTGGCCGAGGTGATCGACGCGTGCGCGGAGCACGGCATCGGCTGGATCGGCCCGTGGCGCCACAAGCTCGCCGAGCTCGGCGTCGAGGAGGCGCGGCGGCGGATCGACGACGCCGGCCTGCGCGTCTCCAGCCTCTGCCGCGGCGGCTTCTTCGCGGCGGACGGCGCCGACGAGGACAACCGGCGCGCGGTGGAGGAGGCCGCGGCGCTGGGCACGGACGCGCTCGTGCTCGTCTGCGGCCCGCCGACCACCAAGGACCTGGCCGCGGCGCGCG is a genomic window containing:
- a CDS encoding OmpL47-type beta-barrel domain-containing protein produces the protein MLALVAFGALAPATAAAQGETAKVLIYSGTTGYRHANGGEAIQPAVVDLIQAKLQAAGIASDYRTCSGHGTGAGTLPGCRNTTVGNPAIFTADNLAQYDAIFFWQASSLNRGDTTSPQLFTTGEQAAIEAFARAGGGIAAMHASVTMGAGAVTWPWWDAPGDSAIGALMPGHSATDSSNLATVEVSDRHHPSTKDLPDSYRFGDEHYTFSSNVRGTHHVLMTLDEESYNVGSGVTRMGADHPIAWCRIYEGARIWSSSLGHFSAAYLENGGDNHLIKHLVGGVRYVAGTAGKDSDCGATVWTNFSRTVLADDLRGAIGMDIARDGKVYWTEIGNQALNSEGRLRMYDPQAKATSTLLTLPTRADHESSNDGVLGMALDPGFATNRQLYIYYSPRFDPGCNSCLVVGHNLISRFTLNAAGTAVVTGSEQEILRVPKVKVGNDNKDGVAGQNTYSAHVGGGTLSFDSEGSLYIGTGDDADPFGAGGNGYAPLDQRYPERYDARNTSANTNDLRGKVLRIKPLANAAGAAGVGTTYSIPPGNMFAPGTAKTKPEIFAMGFRNPFTVMADPAHPGTVVVGDYGPDAATNSATRGPAGIIEWNRVTKPGFYGWPLCAGDNSAANSYFRYTFPNGPSGARYDCSTASIPNESSFNTGLAGIPGPAVGADVWHKRTGDHPARFAIPTRSSPQESITGPIYRYDAANPSDTKWPAYYDGAWFILDRAQNWWREARVRDDGSGLLRVNGLFGSTQFGGPSHSYPIPVKFGPDGSLYVATWDHDCCRAQLPASQPGRLMRIDFIGDQVDTTAPVVTPALTGAQNPSGAYLGRATLALGATDSSGVSRVEYSLDGTEWTRYTEPVAFTTRGTFTVRFRATDRAGNTSDVQQSTFTVVAGAACLPARSDEFSSTLDTTRWSYRHPTTPTGARAPSVSNGSLVLPLGAYSLDLTRTGPSAILGQPLPDGDFEVVTKITSPGLGGDNGGQGSTYAQVGFKVFQTNDNWIKVAHTRNADNNPTGTVATYFEMTTETGGTRTLGARQGLGTGNLPTWWMRITRDGNIIRGAYSLTDPDGGGGGATWIEMGVNANLDTLLPASAGPRYLSLYGGNGSGSASFDYVRFNPDAPTDQSAPVSTHTVAAADGTSGWHRTPVDVTVTAADDGECVAGVDKTEYRVGTGAFAAYTAPIRVADDGTHAIEYRSIDKAGNAETAKALTVKLDGTAPTTTASTDPSGAGPHPGPVTLTLNAADATSGVARTEYRVDDAGAFAGAAAAALAAPAEWQVYSAASKPTFTADGSYAIEYRSTDVAGNAETPKTVTFAVGTPTSDAGAPVTTAALDPALPGAGQAYTGPVTVRFSARDVAPAANVDVDANGTAWTPSAVTLTAGDTVTWRFGATAGSAHDVWLVPPGGDPSPTGPDLTKVSDIVFPGGAPVSRALTQTGTYTFVCRLHAAFTGGAWTGMVGTAAVAAGGGSGVDFTEHRVDGGAWAKATNTAAASPFASEVTVAALGRHTVEFRSVDKAGNVEATKSVEFSIEEDTGDAVTEDGDVTATVSRALGLSVSGAATFGAIVPGVDRVYDAETLITVTSTLPATKLTVHDAGATATAGHLVSGSHAMPQALQVGVGTAFSALSGTPATLATWTTALGWEPVTLKFRQPVAKTDRLVEGNYSKRVTLTLGATTP
- a CDS encoding Gfo/Idh/MocA family protein; translated protein: MNGVTGRMGMNQHLIRSILAIREQGGLPIGGGDVIWPEPLLVGRSEGKLAALARQHGLERWSTDLDAALADPAYEVYFDAQLTSARPPAVEKAIAAGKHIYCEKPVTPDVETALALGRAARDAGVKAGVVQDKLFLPGLLKLQRLVQSGYFGRIIAARGEFGYWVYPGPDPAPQRPSWNYRREDGGGIISDMFAHWRYVLDNVFGPVRSVLATGATHIPTRIGEDGQPYEATAEDAAYAIFEFDGGLVVQMNSSWCVRVNRDELFELQVDGTEGSAVAGLRGCKIQPAVGTPKSVWNPDLPDPVAHRESWLEVPATEPPENGFKLQWEAFLRHVVLDEPFPWDFVEGARGVQLYELAEQSWRERRWIDVPELTL
- a CDS encoding dihydrodipicolinate synthase family protein; its protein translation is MRLPRADGTLEEYTPQLREPLPVLGSEPRSRVCFAAAHVVADPLAGGDPTGPAQVDWEATLAFRRHLWAHGLRVAEAMDTAQRGMGLDWAATQELIRLSVAEAKAEGGRLACGAGTDQLTGPASLDAVRAAYEEQLAFIEGEGAPVILMASRALAAAASGPDDYRAVYGHLLSQAGTPVVLHWLGDMFDPLLAGYWGSHDLDAAADVVLDIIEAHADKVDGIKVSLLDDAREIALRERLPAGVRMYTGDDFNYPGLIKSGSDALLGIFDAIAPAAAAAMHALDAGDEARYDALLAPTVPLSRHIFKAPTPYYKTGVVFLAYLNGHQDHFRMVGGLESGRSVVHLSELFVLADQAGLLREPDLATARMRLVLELAGVS